One part of the Streptomyces lydicus genome encodes these proteins:
- a CDS encoding alpha/beta hydrolase, which yields MSPSRRSMAVTAGVLAATTLVVTAGGVSGATAPRPADAKGASTSAPVLPARFTQQKVQWTACGADVTPKAVPGAECGWVKVPVDYAAPNGETVKLRVSRVQAKDHAHRLGSLVFNPGGPGAGGAADVADGNWQAGEQARARYDLVGFDPRGTAGSGQIKCPDGVAQEPENPPRTEAEATKAFADGARRARACQRASGAVLAHMDSVSVARDMDVLRTVLGDAKLNYTGFSYGTFIGQQYLKLFPGKVGRMVLDGVVNPAADMRQVARLDVKTSDDAVRRYAHDLVARGDHRLGSTTEEILRTLTTFATKLDRKPLRAAGGEEFTNAALSTYLGMAVTGEVSWKRLTPALVAALHGDVSALDRLDAGAAGESGGGKPTPQEQRTEENESVSMSGVLCLDSPSAPKSPKEMLDTADAFAKQSPLFGRSYAWQMIDCATWPIAPTGAAEPVKASGAAPVLLVSYTDDQLTPLANARAVHRQLDHSSLLVRTGQGHGAYASERPSTCTDRAVDRYLVGGQLPDKTVTCPA from the coding sequence ATGTCCCCATCCCGCCGATCCATGGCCGTGACGGCCGGTGTGCTGGCCGCCACCACGCTGGTGGTGACGGCCGGTGGCGTCAGCGGCGCTACGGCCCCCCGGCCCGCCGACGCCAAGGGCGCGAGTACCTCCGCACCGGTGCTGCCCGCGCGCTTCACCCAGCAGAAGGTCCAGTGGACGGCCTGCGGCGCGGACGTCACCCCCAAGGCCGTGCCCGGCGCGGAGTGCGGCTGGGTGAAGGTGCCCGTCGACTACGCCGCCCCGAACGGGGAGACCGTGAAACTGCGGGTGTCGCGGGTGCAGGCCAAGGACCACGCCCATCGGCTGGGGTCGCTGGTCTTCAACCCCGGCGGGCCCGGCGCGGGCGGTGCCGCCGACGTGGCCGACGGAAACTGGCAGGCCGGCGAGCAGGCTCGGGCCCGCTACGACCTGGTGGGCTTCGACCCGCGCGGCACAGCCGGCTCCGGGCAGATCAAGTGCCCCGACGGCGTGGCGCAGGAGCCCGAGAACCCGCCGCGTACCGAAGCGGAAGCCACGAAGGCGTTCGCCGACGGGGCCCGGCGCGCCCGGGCATGCCAACGGGCGAGCGGTGCCGTTCTCGCGCACATGGACAGCGTGAGCGTCGCGCGCGACATGGATGTGCTGCGTACGGTCCTGGGCGACGCCAAGCTGAACTACACGGGCTTCTCCTACGGCACCTTCATCGGCCAGCAGTACCTGAAGCTGTTCCCCGGCAAGGTGGGCCGGATGGTGCTCGACGGTGTCGTCAACCCCGCCGCCGACATGCGGCAGGTCGCCCGGCTCGACGTCAAGACCTCCGATGACGCGGTGCGCCGCTACGCCCACGACCTCGTCGCGCGCGGGGACCACCGGCTGGGGTCCACGACCGAGGAGATCCTGCGGACGCTCACCACCTTCGCCACGAAGCTGGACCGGAAGCCGCTGCGGGCGGCCGGCGGCGAGGAATTCACCAACGCCGCCCTGTCCACGTACCTGGGCATGGCGGTGACGGGCGAAGTGAGCTGGAAGCGGCTGACCCCGGCGCTGGTGGCCGCGCTGCACGGCGACGTGTCCGCACTCGATCGTCTGGACGCCGGCGCGGCCGGCGAGAGCGGTGGCGGAAAGCCGACGCCGCAGGAGCAGCGGACCGAGGAAAACGAGTCCGTGAGCATGTCGGGGGTGCTGTGCCTGGACTCCCCGTCCGCGCCGAAGTCCCCGAAGGAGATGCTTGACACCGCCGACGCGTTCGCCAAGCAGTCGCCGCTCTTCGGCCGTTCCTACGCCTGGCAGATGATCGACTGCGCGACCTGGCCGATCGCCCCCACCGGTGCGGCCGAGCCGGTCAAGGCATCAGGTGCGGCGCCGGTGCTGCTGGTGTCGTACACCGACGATCAGCTGACTCCGCTGGCGAACGCACGGGCGGTGCACCGGCAGTTGGACCACAGCTCGCTCCTGGTGCGCACGGGCCAGGGGCACGGGGCGTACGCCTCGGAGCGCCCGTCCACCTGCACCGACCGTGCCGTCGACAGATATCTCGTCGGGGGACAGCTGCCGGACAAGACCGTCACCTGCCCGGCCTGA
- a CDS encoding quinone oxidoreductase family protein, whose protein sequence is MPDPVAGPGETLVEVAAAGVNFGDIKQIAGELTEGPYAQKGPLPHIPGMEVVGRTADGRRVLGYVRQGGYAAKTVVAERDLVVLPQGVSAGAALALLVQGLTAWHLLRSVARVRPGESVVVHAAAGGTGSLAVQLARAFGAGRVIATASSEEKRAFALELGADVAVDGAAEGYRERILDANQGQPVDIVLDAVGGPVLDSALDALGFLGRLVTYGSSSRQAATAVPPHRLAVESITVGGFWLIPLLTREGAGGTALEELVGLTARGRLRPLVGAEYDLGSARAAHEDLLGRRTKGKLVLVP, encoded by the coding sequence GTGCCGGATCCAGTGGCGGGTCCGGGCGAGACCCTGGTCGAGGTGGCGGCCGCAGGCGTCAACTTCGGCGACATCAAGCAGATCGCCGGCGAGCTCACCGAGGGACCGTACGCGCAGAAGGGACCCCTGCCGCACATCCCCGGGATGGAGGTCGTCGGCCGGACCGCGGACGGCCGACGGGTCCTCGGCTACGTGCGACAGGGTGGCTACGCCGCGAAGACCGTCGTCGCCGAGCGCGATCTGGTGGTGTTGCCGCAGGGCGTGAGCGCGGGTGCGGCGCTGGCGCTGCTCGTGCAGGGTCTGACGGCCTGGCACCTGCTGAGGTCGGTCGCGCGGGTCCGGCCCGGGGAGAGCGTCGTGGTCCACGCCGCCGCGGGTGGCACAGGCAGCCTCGCCGTTCAGCTGGCCCGCGCGTTCGGGGCAGGTCGCGTCATCGCCACCGCATCATCCGAGGAGAAGCGCGCCTTCGCCCTGGAACTCGGCGCCGATGTGGCCGTCGACGGCGCGGCGGAGGGCTACCGGGAGCGGATCCTCGACGCCAACCAGGGGCAGCCGGTCGACATCGTCCTGGATGCCGTCGGGGGGCCGGTCCTCGATTCCGCTCTGGACGCGCTGGGGTTTCTCGGGAGGTTGGTGACCTACGGGTCTTCGTCCCGGCAGGCCGCCACCGCCGTCCCACCGCACCGCCTGGCGGTGGAGAGCATCACGGTTGGCGGGTTCTGGCTCATTCCGCTCCTCACCCGCGAGGGAGCGGGCGGAACGGCACTGGAAGAACTGGTCGGGCTCACGGCACGCGGTCGCCTGCGGCCGCTGGTCGGCGCCGAGTACGACCTCGGATCCGCACGTGCTGCGCACGAGGATCTGCTGGGCCGCCGGACGAAGGGCAAGCTGGTCCTCGTGCCTTGA